The following proteins are co-located in the Armatimonadota bacterium genome:
- a CDS encoding phosphoribosylformylglycinamidine cyclo-ligase: MTDQPLTYAGSGVDIDTAQHTLHNLGDAIRATHDNRVLGGVGGFGALFSAQFGEMARPVLVSSIDGVGTKTKVAAMAGDYSGIGQDIVNHCVNDILCQGARGLFFLDYFGCSKLSSEAFDAVVRGAAAACEAQGIALIGGETAEMPDVYVDDEVDVVGCIVGVVDEDQKLPRGTVMPGDCVIGLASSGLHTNGYSLARRALFDRQGMSVRDILSDGQTMAQALLAPHKCYANVVLPLLDKHAGIKSLAHITGGGLYDNIPRVTPSDIQVVLDRRSWETPEIFKLIQSAGEVSDFEMHRAFNMGIGLVMIVDKDIADEVVSDLVAAGEHAAIIGAAQRGSHDVQIV, translated from the coding sequence ATGACCGACCAACCTTTGACCTACGCGGGATCAGGCGTGGACATCGATACAGCCCAGCATACGTTGCACAATCTGGGCGATGCGATTCGTGCCACGCACGACAATCGCGTATTGGGTGGAGTCGGAGGATTTGGCGCACTGTTTTCCGCCCAGTTTGGAGAAATGGCCCGACCGGTATTGGTTAGCAGCATCGATGGCGTGGGAACAAAGACCAAAGTTGCGGCAATGGCGGGCGACTATTCTGGCATTGGCCAAGACATTGTCAATCACTGCGTCAACGATATTCTCTGCCAGGGTGCGCGCGGACTGTTTTTCCTCGATTACTTTGGGTGCAGCAAACTCTCTTCAGAAGCGTTTGATGCGGTTGTGCGCGGGGCTGCCGCTGCTTGTGAGGCACAAGGAATTGCGCTCATCGGAGGCGAAACCGCAGAGATGCCAGACGTCTATGTGGACGACGAAGTAGATGTGGTTGGGTGCATCGTAGGGGTCGTGGACGAAGACCAAAAGCTCCCGCGCGGGACGGTGATGCCGGGCGATTGCGTGATTGGTTTGGCTTCCTCTGGGCTACACACCAATGGCTATTCTTTGGCTCGCCGAGCGCTTTTTGACCGGCAAGGGATGAGCGTTCGCGACATCCTGTCCGATGGTCAGACTATGGCTCAGGCACTCCTGGCACCGCATAAATGTTACGCGAATGTGGTTTTGCCACTGTTGGACAAGCATGCGGGAATCAAGAGCCTTGCGCACATTACGGGCGGCGGGCTGTACGACAATATTCCGCGGGTGACGCCCTCAGATATTCAGGTTGTACTGGATCGCCGAAGTTGGGAAACTCCTGAGATCTTTAAGCTGATCCAGAGCGCCGGTGAGGTTTCAGATTTCGAAATGCACCGCGCTTTCAATATGGGGATCGGTCTAGTGATGATCGTAGATAAAGACATTGCGGACGAGGTCGTGAGTGATCTAGTCGCTGCAGGTGAACACGCTGCTATCATCGGGGCCGCACAACGCGGCTCGCACGATGTTCAAATCGTGTGA
- the motA gene encoding flagellar motor stator protein MotA, producing MFVIIGIVLGIVCIMVGYTMHGGQIGVLIQVTEFIILGGAALGIFIASNGKDGVQATIKAGLGVLKPDPYTKSAFIDLLKMMYQLFNVARKEGLLGLEKHIETPAESDIMKKFPSFISNHHASDFLCDTLKVILTGAVGPHDLSEMMELDLEIAHKEAHRPAEAVQTIADAMPAVGIVAAVLGVIITMGKIGGEASAIGHSVAAALVGTFLGIFLAYCIFMPISKAMEAKLFPEEQYMNCIRFALFSFARGESPVTCIEFARRNIAPALRPGFTEVEKAVKDKDAA from the coding sequence ATGTTTGTCATTATCGGAATCGTTCTAGGGATTGTGTGCATTATGGTGGGCTACACCATGCACGGCGGCCAGATTGGCGTGCTCATCCAAGTCACCGAATTTATCATCTTGGGTGGCGCGGCTCTTGGAATTTTTATTGCTTCCAACGGCAAAGATGGCGTTCAAGCCACGATCAAAGCCGGACTCGGGGTTCTCAAACCAGATCCCTACACAAAGTCTGCGTTCATCGATCTCCTTAAGATGATGTACCAGCTGTTCAACGTGGCCCGAAAAGAAGGTCTTTTGGGGCTGGAAAAGCACATCGAGACTCCAGCTGAGTCCGACATCATGAAGAAGTTTCCTTCCTTCATTTCGAATCACCACGCCAGCGACTTTCTTTGCGATACGTTGAAAGTGATTTTGACGGGTGCGGTTGGTCCTCACGACCTGAGCGAGATGATGGAATTGGACCTCGAAATCGCCCACAAAGAAGCGCACCGGCCAGCGGAAGCAGTTCAGACCATTGCAGACGCGATGCCTGCTGTCGGAATTGTTGCGGCGGTTCTTGGTGTGATTATCACGATGGGCAAGATTGGAGGCGAAGCTTCCGCGATCGGCCACTCAGTTGCTGCGGCTCTGGTGGGTACGTTCTTGGGAATTTTCTTGGCCTACTGTATTTTCATGCCGATCAGCAAGGCAATGGAAGCCAAATTGTTCCCGGAAGAGCAGTACATGAACTGCATCCGATTTGCTCTGTTCAGCTTTGCTCGCGGCGAATCGCCAGTGACTTGTATCGAGTTTGCACGGCGAAACATCGCTCCTGCGCTGCGACCTGGATTCACTGAAGTTGAAAAGGCAGTGAAGGACAAGGACGCCGCTTAA
- the fahA gene encoding fumarylacetoacetase, which yields MFIIPSSAKSWVPGANDSNFPIQNLPYCSLEGDEFQSIYTRIGDFVVSLEALQNAGLLRPDFAVWESTAFAFSSHTERAELRESLYNLFMEGNQALGQNHALQSELLIPVADVTFQIPFYIRQFVDFYSGINHASNVGMMFRPDQPPLLPNYRHIPVGYNGRASSVVISGEPIVRPNGQTKGPNDEMPSWGPSKELDFELEMGLFTGSPNRMGEPLTMDDADKSIIGINIVNDWSARDVQRWEYQPLGPFLAKSFATSISPYVVTLDALEPFRVPGTEQEPAPLPYLAESGNRVYDIHLEVWLQTEKMDQPERICLSNAKHLYWSFRQQLVHQCSNGTPVEPGDLYGTGTISGTEPDSFGSLLELTWRGQKPITLHSTGETRTFLHDGDELTIRAFCQGDGFRIGFGEVKTKILPAPQFP from the coding sequence ATGTTTATCATCCCTTCTTCCGCCAAATCCTGGGTTCCAGGCGCAAACGACTCCAATTTTCCAATCCAAAACTTGCCGTATTGCAGCTTGGAGGGGGATGAATTCCAGTCCATCTATACGCGGATTGGCGACTTCGTGGTGAGCTTGGAGGCATTGCAAAATGCAGGCTTGCTCCGCCCTGATTTCGCAGTTTGGGAGTCCACCGCATTCGCTTTTTCGAGCCATACCGAACGCGCTGAGCTTCGAGAATCTCTGTACAACCTGTTTATGGAGGGCAACCAAGCTCTAGGTCAAAACCACGCTCTTCAATCAGAGTTGTTAATTCCAGTTGCGGACGTCACCTTCCAGATTCCGTTCTACATCCGGCAGTTTGTAGATTTTTACAGCGGGATCAACCACGCGAGCAATGTCGGCATGATGTTCCGCCCAGATCAGCCGCCACTTCTCCCAAATTATCGTCACATACCGGTGGGATATAACGGCAGAGCATCTTCGGTCGTCATCAGCGGCGAGCCGATAGTCCGGCCGAACGGTCAGACCAAAGGTCCGAATGATGAAATGCCAAGCTGGGGACCGTCTAAAGAACTCGATTTTGAACTCGAAATGGGCTTGTTCACCGGATCTCCAAACCGGATGGGCGAACCCCTGACCATGGATGACGCCGATAAATCCATCATCGGGATCAATATCGTCAACGACTGGTCTGCACGCGACGTCCAGCGATGGGAGTATCAGCCGCTCGGTCCGTTTTTGGCCAAGAGCTTTGCCACAAGCATCAGCCCATATGTCGTCACGTTAGACGCTTTGGAGCCATTCCGAGTCCCGGGCACAGAGCAAGAGCCCGCTCCGCTTCCTTATCTCGCCGAATCGGGCAATCGCGTGTACGACATCCATCTCGAAGTCTGGTTGCAAACCGAAAAGATGGACCAGCCCGAGCGAATTTGTCTTTCAAACGCCAAGCACTTGTACTGGTCATTCCGGCAACAGCTTGTTCACCAATGCAGCAATGGAACCCCCGTCGAACCTGGTGACCTTTACGGCACGGGCACAATCTCCGGCACGGAACCGGATAGTTTCGGCTCGCTCTTGGAACTAACTTGGCGCGGACAGAAGCCAATCACTCTGCATTCAACTGGTGAGACACGCACGTTCTTGCACGATGGCGACGAACTCACGATTCGAGCTTTCTGCCAAGGCGATGGCTTCCGAATTGGGTTTGGCGAAGTCAAGACAAAGATTTTGCCTGCGCCACAATTCCCGTAA
- a CDS encoding OmpA family protein — MNEGAPIIIKKKKVSGHGHHGGAWKVAYADFVTAMMAFFLVMWIMGMSADQRQQVQGYFNDPQGFMKSVPKGAPNITPSGGHRASQLSASAAATRRKEEEQEEREVEQVRENIKAVLSKGANDADISVLIKNIEVTLTTEGLEIEFVEGKGMVFFEVGCANIRPQAKKLILEIAPLLAKSGRIMIIDGHTDARNYTGLGYDNWDLSGDRALAVRRVLRQGGVPANQVSAVRAFADTRLKFPDAPLDSRNRRVTVMLPFKRMQQSVVNDIPHDQIDPKDQAIFAKPEIVPEKPAKFTTGQKQPVENHSGH, encoded by the coding sequence ATGAACGAAGGCGCACCTATTATCATTAAGAAGAAAAAGGTCTCCGGTCACGGCCATCACGGCGGTGCCTGGAAGGTTGCCTATGCTGACTTTGTGACGGCAATGATGGCTTTCTTCTTGGTGATGTGGATTATGGGTATGTCTGCGGATCAGCGCCAGCAGGTTCAAGGCTATTTCAACGACCCTCAAGGATTTATGAAATCGGTCCCGAAGGGCGCGCCGAACATTACACCGAGCGGTGGGCATCGGGCATCGCAGCTTTCTGCTTCTGCCGCCGCAACTCGCAGAAAGGAAGAAGAGCAGGAAGAGCGAGAAGTCGAACAAGTCAGAGAAAACATCAAGGCGGTCCTTTCGAAGGGTGCCAACGATGCTGACATCTCGGTATTGATCAAGAACATCGAAGTGACTCTGACCACTGAAGGGCTCGAAATCGAATTTGTTGAAGGGAAAGGAATGGTGTTCTTTGAAGTGGGTTGCGCAAACATCCGCCCGCAAGCAAAGAAGTTGATTTTGGAAATCGCGCCGTTGCTAGCCAAGTCTGGTCGAATCATGATCATTGACGGCCACACAGACGCTCGGAACTATACAGGCTTGGGGTACGACAACTGGGATCTGTCGGGTGATCGTGCTCTTGCGGTCCGAAGAGTTTTGCGCCAGGGCGGTGTACCTGCCAATCAAGTTTCTGCCGTGCGGGCCTTTGCAGATACGCGGCTCAAGTTCCCCGACGCCCCATTGGATTCGCGAAATCGCCGGGTGACTGTGATGCTGCCGTTCAAACGCATGCAACAAAGCGTTGTGAACGATATTCCGCACGATCAGATCGATCCAAAGGATCAAGCGATCTTTGCAAAGCCTGAAATCGTGCCGGAAAAGCCAGCGAAATTTACTACTGGGCAAAAGCAACCGGTAGAAAATCACTCGGGCCACTAA
- a CDS encoding prepilin-type N-terminal cleavage/methylation domain-containing protein: MPNGIKRAFTLIELLVVIAIIAILAGILFPVFAQARDSAKDTQNLMNCKQIGLGSMSYCADNDDYFMLAAYWAPGTAGSNAGLPWTWQQYIQPYVKNFDIMMDVKMPAPSSKPKNLREFQISQHYGVPVRAAAVYMGSNTVPTPYFITGPSWDGIVGFADPQVQFDGIFGIGISGAPGGYLGLRYTNADGENATPSLSAGGIENVSDQVLAAPSANYDMWFGNARVLGNRATYCNAGYGGCTDANNCAIAWPNSRNITGPHARKRPDAAGGNGSYMGASCYYPNGMATFVAADGSAKSMNLRRVYEMRTPTGSTNRVFYRFWPQGGL; the protein is encoded by the coding sequence ATGCCGAACGGAATCAAACGAGCTTTCACACTCATCGAACTGTTGGTGGTCATTGCCATCATCGCCATTCTCGCTGGAATTCTGTTTCCAGTGTTTGCCCAAGCGCGAGATTCAGCGAAAGACACGCAGAATCTAATGAATTGCAAGCAGATCGGTCTCGGTTCAATGTCCTATTGCGCCGATAACGACGACTACTTTATGTTGGCCGCCTATTGGGCACCAGGAACAGCAGGAAGCAACGCCGGATTGCCTTGGACCTGGCAACAGTACATCCAGCCGTATGTCAAGAACTTTGACATCATGATGGATGTGAAAATGCCAGCGCCAAGCTCGAAACCGAAGAACCTGCGCGAATTTCAGATTTCACAACACTACGGCGTGCCGGTTCGCGCTGCTGCCGTTTACATGGGCTCCAATACCGTTCCAACTCCTTACTTCATCACGGGCCCGAGTTGGGATGGCATTGTGGGGTTTGCTGACCCTCAAGTTCAATTCGACGGCATTTTTGGAATCGGGATTTCGGGTGCACCTGGTGGCTATCTCGGCCTGAGATACACGAACGCAGACGGCGAAAATGCAACTCCGAGCCTGTCGGCGGGCGGAATAGAAAACGTGTCGGATCAGGTTTTGGCAGCTCCATCGGCGAACTACGACATGTGGTTCGGGAACGCGCGAGTGCTCGGCAACCGTGCCACCTACTGCAATGCGGGTTATGGTGGCTGTACAGATGCCAACAACTGCGCCATCGCTTGGCCGAACTCCAGAAATATTACTGGCCCTCACGCTCGAAAGCGTCCGGATGCTGCGGGTGGTAACGGCAGCTACATGGGTGCAAGTTGCTACTATCCAAATGGAATGGCGACCTTCGTTGCTGCTGACGGCTCTGCGAAGTCTATGAACCTAAGGCGGGTGTATGAAATGCGGACGCCGACCGGTTCAACGAACAGGGTTTTCTACCGATTCTGGCCACAAGGAGGCCTCTAA
- the serC gene encoding 3-phosphoserine/phosphohydroxythreonine transaminase yields the protein MTSAQPYDRVFNFSAGPCTLPVEVLEEARDGLMNWNGTGASMMELSHRSKPFEQMLEQTIADLRELMGIPSNYKVLFLGGGASLQFSMLAMNLRPQGSADYVVTGTWGSKAVEAARLYGGQVEVLYDAKASNYNHAPVLADLAPTAGAKYLHYTSNETVHGVDFFEEPSRTDVNYVCDMSSNILSRPVDVSKYAMIYAGAQKNMGPAGVTVVIIRDDLLESVPAGLPPMLDYKLQAQNNSLYNTPPCWSIYMCGLVYKHYLKMGGLAGAEKRNDAKANLIYDAIDSTGFYKGHAEVKNRSKMNITFTLPSDELTKEFLKGAIEAKMLELNGHRSVGGCRASIYNAFPIEGCQVLSDYMREFAAKNG from the coding sequence ATGACGTCGGCTCAACCGTATGATCGCGTTTTTAACTTCTCGGCTGGGCCGTGTACCTTGCCGGTCGAAGTGTTGGAAGAAGCGCGCGATGGCTTGATGAACTGGAACGGAACCGGCGCGAGCATGATGGAACTCAGCCACCGCTCCAAGCCGTTTGAGCAGATGCTCGAACAAACCATCGCCGATCTTCGCGAGTTGATGGGAATCCCATCGAACTATAAGGTTTTGTTCTTGGGTGGCGGCGCCAGCTTGCAATTCTCGATGCTTGCCATGAACCTCCGGCCTCAAGGTTCGGCGGACTACGTGGTCACTGGAACATGGGGAAGCAAGGCAGTCGAGGCGGCCAGACTCTATGGTGGTCAAGTAGAAGTGCTCTACGACGCTAAGGCATCGAACTATAACCATGCGCCAGTTTTGGCAGACCTTGCACCGACTGCTGGAGCGAAATATCTCCACTACACCAGCAATGAAACCGTTCATGGCGTCGACTTTTTCGAAGAGCCATCGCGAACAGACGTGAACTACGTTTGCGATATGAGCTCCAACATTCTCAGTCGCCCGGTAGATGTTTCCAAATACGCGATGATCTATGCTGGCGCGCAAAAGAACATGGGCCCAGCCGGCGTGACTGTGGTGATCATTCGCGACGATCTGCTTGAATCTGTCCCTGCCGGACTTCCCCCGATGTTGGACTATAAGCTTCAGGCTCAAAACAATAGTCTTTACAACACCCCTCCTTGCTGGAGCATCTACATGTGCGGATTGGTGTACAAGCATTATCTGAAGATGGGTGGACTGGCTGGTGCCGAGAAGCGGAACGACGCCAAGGCCAATTTGATTTATGATGCGATTGACTCGACTGGCTTCTACAAGGGTCATGCTGAGGTCAAGAATCGTTCGAAAATGAACATCACCTTCACTCTTCCGAGCGACGAACTCACCAAAGAATTTTTGAAGGGTGCGATTGAGGCCAAGATGCTCGAATTGAATGGTCACCGCTCAGTTGGCGGCTGTCGCGCCAGCATTTATAATGCGTTTCCAATCGAAGGTTGCCAAGTTTTGTCGGATTACATGCGCGAATTTGCCGCAAAGAACGGCTAA
- a CDS encoding aquaporin, with protein sequence MVKAKILTEFIGTFFLVLTIGMVVVGGALPTSVIAIGFALAVLVYMGGHVSGAHYNPAVSLGLFLSGKMSASEFGQYVVAQLLGGFAGAYGSYFITGKTFGPAPAQTASIPQALCVEILFTFMLMLVVFNVAVHEKTKGNSFYGLAIGGTIVAAAYAGGPISGGAFNPAVGIGPNLLNMMITQAPISHIWIYIVGPCIGAVAAGAVYNMQREPEA encoded by the coding sequence ATGGTAAAGGCAAAAATACTCACAGAATTCATTGGCACGTTTTTCCTGGTACTTACTATCGGGATGGTCGTTGTGGGTGGTGCTTTACCGACTTCGGTGATCGCCATCGGATTTGCGCTCGCGGTGCTGGTCTACATGGGCGGGCATGTCTCGGGCGCACACTACAACCCGGCCGTTTCTTTGGGATTATTCTTGTCTGGCAAAATGTCCGCTTCTGAGTTCGGGCAGTATGTCGTGGCCCAGCTATTGGGTGGATTTGCCGGTGCCTACGGGAGTTATTTCATAACCGGCAAGACGTTCGGTCCTGCCCCAGCACAGACGGCGAGCATCCCTCAAGCACTTTGTGTCGAGATTTTGTTCACCTTCATGCTGATGTTGGTGGTGTTCAATGTCGCAGTTCATGAAAAGACAAAAGGAAATAGTTTCTACGGATTGGCAATCGGCGGGACAATCGTCGCTGCTGCCTATGCTGGCGGTCCGATTTCTGGCGGAGCGTTCAACCCTGCGGTCGGAATCGGCCCAAATCTGCTGAACATGATGATCACCCAGGCTCCGATTTCTCACATTTGGATCTACATCGTAGGACCATGTATCGGCGCAGTCGCGGCCGGTGCGGTCTACAACATGCAGCGCGAACCGGAAGCTTAG
- a CDS encoding DUF1579 family protein, which yields MTNKELVALLAGKFSGPGRLNLTWPGEPINIIEYKTTLTATAGGGGEFVKIDYTWEYEGEQGGSMLVSIGDGKVTMAWGDSFHQQPHLMICEGKTTEHGFVVQGSYPAGEGPDWGWRTELKKVSPTELHLLMTNIHPDGQEDWAVEHIYTLEA from the coding sequence ATGACGAACAAAGAACTTGTCGCCCTTTTGGCAGGCAAATTTAGCGGCCCGGGTCGATTGAACTTGACCTGGCCAGGCGAGCCGATCAACATCATCGAATACAAGACGACGCTGACCGCAACGGCTGGGGGCGGGGGCGAGTTCGTCAAGATCGACTACACCTGGGAATACGAGGGCGAACAGGGCGGCTCGATGCTTGTTTCAATTGGTGACGGTAAGGTCACGATGGCGTGGGGCGACTCGTTCCACCAACAACCACACTTGATGATTTGCGAAGGGAAGACCACCGAGCACGGATTCGTTGTACAAGGCTCCTATCCTGCTGGCGAGGGCCCAGATTGGGGATGGCGCACCGAACTCAAAAAGGTGAGCCCGACTGAACTTCACCTTTTGATGACAAATATTCACCCGGATGGCCAAGAAGACTGGGCCGTCGAGCACATCTACACTCTAGAGGCTTAG
- the ruvC gene encoding crossover junction endodeoxyribonuclease RuvC, whose product MKILGIDPGLERIGYGFVEKTGSRLTPIEYGLISTPRIHLPDRLRLIHDQVNELLDRTRPDALATERLLFTVNKTTAMDVSKALGVVLLAASQRGLEWTEYSPPEIKQSVVGTGAADKKQIQFMVCRLLSLEKPPKPDDVADALAIAICHSMRMNFLRPPTLR is encoded by the coding sequence ATGAAAATTCTCGGAATCGACCCGGGACTGGAACGAATCGGTTATGGATTCGTCGAGAAGACCGGCTCCCGGTTGACCCCGATCGAATACGGGTTGATCTCGACTCCGCGGATTCATCTGCCAGACCGCCTGAGGCTGATCCACGATCAGGTCAATGAACTGCTCGATCGAACACGGCCAGATGCTCTTGCCACAGAACGGCTGCTGTTCACCGTCAACAAAACGACCGCGATGGACGTCAGCAAAGCTCTTGGAGTAGTGCTCTTGGCCGCCAGTCAGCGCGGACTAGAGTGGACCGAATACAGTCCGCCGGAAATCAAACAGAGTGTGGTGGGAACCGGAGCAGCCGACAAGAAGCAGATTCAGTTCATGGTCTGCAGGCTACTTAGCTTAGAAAAACCTCCAAAGCCGGACGACGTTGCCGACGCGCTCGCCATTGCGATTTGCCATTCGATGCGGATGAACTTTTTGCGTCCACCAACGCTCCGCTGA
- the mutL gene encoding DNA mismatch repair endonuclease MutL — MRVKLLDPQTVNQIAAGEVVERPASVVKELLENALDAGAKRITIELEESGTRLIKIADDGHGMCEEDAIAALQRHATSKIRAVEDLHKVTSLGFRGEAIPSIASVSRFELSTAEEDGTRFILPVEGGTPQESRRAPGPRGTTITVEDLFFNTPARLRFLKSPGTELSAITEIASKYAVAFPEVAIRLVHGNNVIFESMGDGDLLSAISAVWGRETARGLAEISTYRDGIRVRGYVSPPHFTRPTRSQQWFYVNGRPVRNRGLFAAIDTAYRQITPEKRYPVVLLLIDVDPAKVDMNVSPTKSECKFAHEGVVFDAVRSGIKDALIQGGMMPDMSAVIRANEAIGVGTGVAPSLNFGMPTHFGTFETGLTASPFSGSIVADPTENLSFGHQSFKEKFLDGLRVIGQTADAFFIVAENSQGILIIDQHVAHERILFEKIRAARGQGAVERQRLLTPILVELDRRQYELLAEKQEEISQTGFEFEFFGASSVLVREAPAAIKGQDPGLVIRDLMDEILDGGGASGLSAREQIWVMCSCKMAIKAGDKLTMAEMERLLIDLADSENPYLCPHGRPITITMGKHELLRRFKRA, encoded by the coding sequence ATGCGCGTTAAGCTCCTCGATCCACAAACCGTTAACCAGATCGCGGCTGGTGAGGTCGTTGAACGCCCGGCAAGCGTGGTCAAGGAACTGCTCGAGAATGCGCTCGATGCCGGGGCAAAACGGATCACGATAGAGCTGGAAGAAAGCGGTACGCGCCTCATCAAAATTGCCGACGATGGGCATGGGATGTGCGAAGAAGATGCCATTGCCGCTCTTCAAAGGCACGCCACAAGCAAAATCCGCGCCGTCGAAGACCTTCACAAGGTTACGAGCTTGGGATTCCGTGGTGAAGCAATTCCGTCGATCGCGTCCGTTAGCCGGTTCGAATTGAGCACTGCCGAAGAAGACGGCACCAGGTTCATTTTGCCAGTGGAAGGAGGGACGCCCCAAGAATCCAGGCGCGCACCCGGACCTCGTGGTACCACCATCACCGTTGAGGACCTATTTTTTAACACTCCCGCTCGGCTAAGGTTCCTCAAATCACCTGGAACCGAACTCAGCGCGATCACCGAAATCGCCTCCAAGTATGCGGTGGCGTTTCCGGAAGTCGCCATCCGGCTCGTCCATGGGAATAACGTGATCTTCGAGTCCATGGGCGATGGGGACCTTCTTTCCGCGATCTCCGCGGTTTGGGGCCGAGAAACCGCCCGCGGCCTCGCCGAGATCTCAACCTACCGCGATGGAATTCGGGTTCGAGGATACGTTTCTCCGCCGCACTTTACACGCCCCACCCGCTCTCAACAGTGGTTCTACGTCAACGGGAGACCCGTGCGAAATCGCGGGCTATTCGCCGCGATTGATACCGCCTACCGGCAGATCACTCCCGAAAAGCGGTACCCAGTGGTGCTCTTGCTGATCGACGTCGATCCCGCCAAGGTGGATATGAACGTCTCTCCCACCAAAAGCGAGTGTAAGTTCGCCCACGAAGGTGTGGTGTTTGATGCTGTGCGATCCGGAATCAAGGACGCTCTCATTCAAGGCGGAATGATGCCAGACATGAGCGCAGTGATCCGCGCCAATGAGGCCATCGGCGTCGGAACAGGTGTCGCGCCATCGCTCAATTTTGGGATGCCGACCCATTTTGGGACCTTTGAAACTGGCCTCACCGCGAGTCCATTTTCCGGCTCGATCGTCGCCGACCCGACCGAAAACCTTAGCTTCGGACACCAAAGCTTCAAGGAGAAGTTCTTAGACGGCCTGCGCGTCATCGGCCAGACTGCTGACGCATTTTTTATCGTCGCCGAAAACTCTCAAGGCATATTGATCATCGACCAGCACGTCGCTCACGAGAGAATCCTGTTCGAAAAAATCCGTGCTGCCAGAGGCCAAGGAGCGGTAGAACGCCAACGATTGTTGACCCCAATTTTGGTGGAGCTTGACCGGCGTCAGTACGAATTGCTCGCCGAAAAGCAGGAGGAAATCTCTCAAACTGGCTTCGAATTTGAGTTCTTTGGCGCGTCCAGCGTGCTCGTACGCGAGGCTCCTGCTGCCATAAAAGGACAAGACCCCGGCCTGGTCATCCGCGACCTTATGGATGAGATTCTGGATGGTGGGGGGGCTTCGGGCCTGTCTGCCCGCGAGCAAATTTGGGTCATGTGTAGCTGCAAAATGGCGATCAAGGCTGGCGACAAGCTCACCATGGCCGAGATGGAACGACTCCTGATTGACCTCGCTGATTCGGAGAACCCTTACCTTTGCCCACACGGTCGGCCTATCACGATTACTATGGGCAAACATGAGCTTCTGCGCAGGTTCAAACGCGCATGA